GGAGTAGATACCCtttaaaatgatctttaattGACAAGTGTTGAATGATAATGGCCCAACATTTGCTTTTAGCTAGTAATGTTACAGATAAGCAGTTAATGTTGACAGCAGCTGGCTTCAGTGTGCTTGCTGAGGTCCCCCACGAATGAAAGCCTCCTGCTCATCAGCCAGAGCAGATCAACTGAGCTCATCTGAGCCTCCAGCAGATGCTTATCAATGTTGACTTAATGATTAACTTATGCAGTCATATATACCCTCTTTACAGTTACAAATACAACCCTCTTTCCATTTACAAAAATACACTATATCttctttacatttacattacaaaTACATTTACAAGGATTCATTCTGTAAGGATTGGAGTACTTACCTGGCATTACAGACTGTTAGGTGCTGGGTATTCTGCGGTAAAGGAAACAGGCACGAAGGGAGTGGGCAGCTACTGGGGAGACAGACATTAAACAAAGATGTGCAAACATTTAAGTAAGGCCAGGTGCTTCAAAGAACTTCCTGGGGGGAGAAGAACAAGGCTGGGGAGGGCACTAGGTTGGATGGGGGACCCAGGAAGACCTTTTTGAGAAAGGGACTTTCCATTCTGAGGGATGCACAGATGTTTATCCAGTgaaaagtgggagaaggaggaccTTAGGACGTGGAAGGAGTGTGAGGGTTTGAAGGCAAGGACGTGCACAGAGACTTGGAGGAACTTCtggagagctggggtggggggctgggagggggctgaGGAGGAGGGCAAGGACAGATCATGCTGTACCCTTTACACCAGCTTAGGGATCTTAGAGTTTATTTTGGGGGCTGTGGGAAGGAGCTCATGGATTTGTAGGGGGTGGGGAGTATCAGGAGCCAATTTACATTTCTGCAGGATGGCCCATGAAGACAGGGAAGAACAGATTGGAGAGGCTCAGGCATGGCAGTTGGGAGCCTTCTTAACTGGAGGATTAGAGAGTTGGGACCACATCGGACAGAGTGGAAACCAATGGGAGCTGAGGAAGTAGAGGCCACACTTGTACAGCTCGGCTCTGAAAGGGATCAGAGAGGGTGTGGGGATCTGCCCGTGTGTGTGGAACCCACACAGGCCCGAGGTCAGGGAGCTGAGTCCAGTCAACACGTCCACGTCTCTGTGCTTGGAGTCATACGGCGCTAGAGCTTCTAGAACAGAAGACATTGGAATCTTGGCTCTGGTTTTGTCTCTAACTGCTGGGGATATTTGAGTTTATCTCTtgttcttctctgtttttgtttttgttcttgttttcctcACAGCCTGTTGAttgtatgatttaaaaaaaaacaggtaatctgtctatgaatatttttcttcatagtatcATTCACGTGTGTTAATTTggatcatttttataaattgaactAGGAGAGCTATGAGTGGGTATGTGGAACATTTGTGGTGAGATTCTAAGCATTTGCTCTTTGATGATTCCCAATACGCTGCTTTCGAATTGCCTTAAATGGAGAGACAGGAGTGATAAGCCTGGTGGTGTGGAGATGCGGAGCCCCGCGAAGCTATGTTGGGGTGAGGCCTGGTGGGAGCCCTGGGTGCGGCTAAGCCAACTTTCTGCGTCTCAGTGGAGTCCTTCCTTACCTGCCCTTCCTCATCCCATGAGACTTCCTCTTTATCCATAGACACGTTATAAAAAGATGTAAGAGAGGTGCCTCTGGTCTGTCATCTGGGGACCCACGTTTGGCAGAATATAACGGCCTCTGTCATtgtctctgtcactatctctttctcactcaaataaatgaataaaatcttcttttaaaatattttatttatttatgacagaaagagatagcgaaagaaggaacacaagcaggggaagcagcaggcagagggagaagcaggctctccgctgagcaggggatcccaggacgctgggatcatgacctgagccgaaggccctTAAGGATCCTCAGacccttaaggactgagccacccaagtgccccaaagtgaataaaatcttaaaaaaaaaaaaaaaaggaaaacaaaagaaaggaaaaggaatctcCTTGCAGGTGTGTGGAATGAGAAGGTAGATAGGACCATAGGACTCAAAGTTACTCCAAAGATCATTTAAGACATTTGCTATTTCCTGAAGACTTCTTTCAGGAATGCGGACTTCTATCTTGGCAAATAATTATTGTGGTGAGATAAAATACGCCAGTAGACTAAAATGTGACGCTTGAAtatgtccacatttttttttttttaactttcattcttttatggaCTGGTCTGGCTTTCTTAAGCCCTGTCTGATACACACCAAGGTGAATCCGAGAGTATTTCCTAGCATTTACTTAAGGCAAAGAATTTCATTGGCCAGAGGGATGAGAGAACTTGGCAGCTAAAGACTGTGGTTGGTAGGTTTGATTGAGAGGAGGAGCCTGGGTTCTGGCAAAAAGTTAGGTCAGCACTCTTGTCTTTGTGGTCAGTAAATCAGACCTCCTGGGCAGGGCTTTTCCCGTGGGTTTTATAAGATcccggttttcttttttttttttttaagattttatttatttatttgacagagagaaatcacaagtaagcagagaggcaggcagagagagaggaggaagcaggctccctgctgagcagagagcccgatgtggggctcgaacccaggacctgggatcatgacctgagccgaaggcagcggcttaacccactgagccacccaggcgcccctaagatccCGGTTTTCTAAGTGTGGTTCCTTCATGAGGCTGCTGACATCagacctccttctcccctcctcctcttggTGATTAGACATCACCTGGCCATGATTTAGCTCTGAGACTATTTCAGGGTTGAAACTTCTCCGCCTCCAGGCtaaaagtataaatgaaaagTGTCATTATATGGCAGTGTCcttctgtctgtctatctatctatctaatcttcttttaaaaaaaaaggatttacttattaattttagagagaaagagaaagcatgagcagaaggagggagagaattgCCTTAAATGGAGAGACAAGAGTCtctcaggagagggagagagactatcCAGCAGACTTcgcgctgagtgtggagccgcatggggctctatctcaggaccctgagatcatgacctgagctgaaatcaagagtcagacaatcaaccgactgggccacccaggtgcccctctatctaTCACTGTTGTCAAAGAGTAAAAAGGTATCGATATCTCTTATCATCTCCTTAAATCACAATTCTATAGGGTAGGCTGTCTGGATATGCAAAAATGGGAATCTCATGGACGTTCATACTATGCCTGAGAACTTCACCTTTTATGCAGTTTCCTCAGACTTCTTGACCTAATTTGAAAGCAGATGTCACTGTGGTGCATCTTGGCAGTGATACACACTGAGTTTTCTCCCAGCGCCCCCTAGACTTAAAATGCAGGCACTGGAGAGCATTTTGCCTTCTCATCTAGTGTCCTTTCAATGGCGCTTTGAAACAAAGAGGACAGGATGCAGTTCTGTAATGTGGCCCTCAACTCTAATGGGTTTGCTTTCAGCTGTTTTCAACCAGTCACTCCTGTCAGCCACATCATTTAAAAGCACAGAAGCAAGCCCTGTTTTACAACCCTTTGTTTGTAAGTCAGTGTCAGcagctcagaaataaatcccactgagGCATTATTAGATATTGGGGTTAGGTTTTAGAATACGTGCAAATGCAGAGGTATGTCATAGGAGTGGGAAGCTAGAAGGAACTTTGTGGAACTCCAGGATTGTGTGGTGTTGAAGGGAGATGGAGTTGTCTCTGTTGGAAACAGGGCCTGGATCCCCATGCCACGCACACAGACATACACCCTCCAGGGTACAGAGGTGGTGCGGGCTGCTTTGCTGATTGCATAGACGTAGACCAACCACAGAGAAGTACCAATTGCATATAAAGTTTCAGTTTGACAAGAGGTAAGGAGTTTGGCAGTTAAATGGTACTGATAGTTATGTACAAAGAATGTATtcaataccactgaactgtagccttaaaaatggcaaagatggtcaattttatgtcacgtgtattttatcacaataacaaaattgaaaaaaaaaagaatttgagattcCTTTTTTTGGTCTCAGATTCTTTCcatgcttaaaaattattgagaactACTTCCCCCCCCCATGCAAAGCTCCTGTTAATGGGGGTTATatctatcaatatttttttttgataccatcagtttattataaaagagagACATAGAAATTATTTACATGACGCAAGATTTCACAACTTCAGTTACAAAATGGCAGCTTCACTTGATAGCATTACAATAATAATGTGTTTCGGTCTATGTGCTTTCTGAGAATGTCACGGTCTCTAAACAGGAAATAATCCTTGTTATCTAGAACTACTTTGGTGCCTCCATATTTTGGCAGAAGAAATTTATCCCCAACTTTCATGCTAACTGTTTGAATCCCTCCACACTTTCCTTTAGAGCCCGAACCAACAGCTACTATTGTCACATACCATGCTTTTCCCTGAGGCTTTTCTGGAAGCATAATGTGTCCTTTTGTTACAGTTTTGGCTGCACTCCTTTCAACTAAAACTCGGTCCAAGAGGGGAGGAAACTTTCTAAACGCCTGTCCTGCCGGTGACTCCAGCCAGGGCAGTACATACTCTCATCTaccaatatgtatatattagaaattaaaatagttaCATTTAAAGGGTACCTGCCTTGTTCCGTTGgcagagcacatgactcttgatctccgggttgtaaATCGTAATCTTGACCATATTGGGTAtaaagattgcttaaaaaaaaaaaaagataaaatcttaaaatagttacattttgagatgttaattattaattcatttaaagtgACAGTGATATTCTCATTGCATGTTAACATAAATAgcctatttttatgaaaaataactatctttaaaacaaaaacaatgcattagcaggtagcctgcttcctcctctctctttctgcctgcctctctgcctacttatgatctctgtctatcaaaaaaaaaaaaaaatgcaagggtggcattgttttacatttttagaaatgtatttattgtcTGGTTTAATGGAAGGCAGTGGGATTCTTAGACTTGCCTCTTTCTTTAGTCTATGATCTCACACATCATATGCTCCCTGGAAAACTCCACCGGACACTTGTGAGAGAAGGAAAGTAAACAGGAAAATATCTTAATTGATTAGGAAAACAGTTTTGATCTTCTGGGCACTTTAAAGGGTCTTAGGAGTCCCAGGGGTCTCctgaccacattttgagaactgtaaaataaatctGCAGCCATGTTAATTTTTGGTTATGATCTATGTTTTAGCTCTTTTCA
The window above is part of the Lutra lutra chromosome 9, mLutLut1.2, whole genome shotgun sequence genome. Proteins encoded here:
- the LOC125109753 gene encoding 10 kDa heat shock protein, mitochondrial-like, with product MVKITIYNPEIKSHVLCQRNKAGQAFRKFPPLLDRVLVERSAAKTVTKGHIMLPEKPQGKAWYVTIVAVGSGSKGKCGGIQTVSMKVGDKFLLPKYGGTKVVLDNKDYFLFRDRDILRKHIDRNTLLLHDPASPAHAQTSNQSPVVIPAAGGESLPPTTAAAGCRS